Proteins from one Apis cerana isolate GH-2021 linkage group LG11, AcerK_1.0, whole genome shotgun sequence genomic window:
- the LOC107996014 gene encoding rab GTPase-binding effector protein 1, giving the protein MENHTQDNAINMNGSEDLQEKINRLELENVKMREEFNVQRAKMKELFLQKEEELKRRLQDNTGLQKENAKLKNELDEAKSQLVVADLKIQNDILIEKRKAQEEIASLQRVIHETMEESSCSRKQLDTELTKLKMTLSKLQEENALLKSQLPRDPPLDGPQISLSTVTKTIARKVVSQLGADALSLGPDNLEESMRKAQEDAEVLRSLVVPLEEEIKALKEKLRATDDELQKCKETQLQKKQESSSSESTCDMCANYEAQLVKMQATAKDLEKQQLDSERMLQMQKEDLAKEVEFRKEMEEKWNEKKEELKIKVAELTVASQTLQQTLTELKRSFEQVQKNMKDELVELTYGREEVQRYLIALQKENENLVGKHSKHSQQLQSESINMPNNVEELHVSLLKMREDLITAKVAQEVAQEKEETLRYEVTLLHEQMEQESRVKEQEILVLKNEISGLRTQLDKYVRDYRSLAEREEKLERLEKELDIVLKENKQAELKVAELRQRVTSLQQELDTSEAVQKDFVRLSQSLQVQLERIRQAGSEVRWQHEEDIEECPTCHTTFTVTKKKVHCRHCGHIFCQSCLSHVVKSGPKQRPSRVCDVCHTLLVQDTAPYFSQEPPHTPD; this is encoded by the exons atggaaaatcatACGCAGGATAATGCAATCAACATGAATGGAAGTG AGGAtctacaagaaaaaataaatagattggaATTAGAAAATGTCAAAATGCGAGAAGAATTCAATGTTCAGAGAGCCAAGATGAAggaattatttcttcaaaaagaaG aagaattaaaaagaagattacAAGATAATACAggtttacaaaaagaaaatgccaaattaaaaaatgaattagatGAAGCAAAGAGTCAACTAGTTGTGgcagatttaaaaattcagaatgatatacttattgaaaaaagaaaggcacAAGAAGAAATAGCATCTTTGCAAAGGGTTATACATGAAACAATGGAGGAATCTTCTTGTTCTCGTAAGCAATTGGATACAGAATtgactaaattaaaaatgactcTTTCCAAATTACAAGAGGAAAATGCATTGTTAAAATCACAATTACCTCGAGATCCACCTTTAGATGGTCCACAAATATCACTCTCTACAGTAACAAAAACAATAGCTCGAAAAGTAGTTTCTCAATTAGGTGCAGATGCTTTATCTTTAGGTCCTGATAATCTTGAGGAGAGCATGAGGAAG gcACAGGAAGATGCTGAAGTTTTGCGTTCATTGGTAGTGCCActtgaagaagaaattaaagctttaaaagagaaattaagagCAACAGATGatgaattacaaaaatgtaaagaaacacaattgcaaaaaaaacaagaatctAGTTCTTCTGAATCAACATGTGATATGTGTGCAAATTATGAAGCACAATTAGTTAAGATGCAAGCAACTGCTAAAGATTTAGAAAAGCAACAGTTAGATTCTGAGCGGATGTTGCAAATGCAGAAAGAAGATTTAGCAAAAGAAGTggaatttcgaaaagaaatggaagaaaaatggaatgaaaagaaagaagagctTAAAATCAAAGTAGCAGAGCTTACTGTTGCTTCTCAAACTTTGCAACAGACTCTAACTGAATTGAAAAGATCTTTTGAGCaagttcaaaaaaatatgaaagatgaACTTGTGGAATTAACATATGGTCGAGAAGAAGTACAAAGATATCTTATCgc ACTAcaaaaggaaaatgaaaatcttgtTGGTAAACATAGCAAGCATTCCCAGCAACTGCAGAGTGAGAGTATCAATATGCCGAATAATGTTGAGGAATTGCATGTTAGTCTCTTGAAAATGCGAGAAGATTTGATTACTGCTAAAGTTGCTCAAGAAGTTgcacaagaaaaagaagaaacattgCGATATGAAGTGACATTGCTCCATGAACAAATGGAACAGGAAAGTAGAGTTAAGGAACAAGAAATATtggtattaaaaaatgaaattagtgGATTAag aacgcaattagataaatatgtaCGAGATTATCGATCTCTAGCTGAAAGGGAAGAGAAACTGGAacgattagaaaaagaattagatattgttttaaaagaaaataaacaagcTGAATTAAAAGTGGCTGAATTACGACAAAGAGTTACTAGTCTTCAACAAGAGCTAGACACTAGCGAAGCGGTTCAAAAAGATTTTGTTAGATTATCGCAATCGTTACAG GTACAATTAGAAAGAATTAGACAAGCTGGTAGCGAAGTACGATGGCAGCATGAAGAAGATATAGAAGAATGTCCTACTTGTCATACTACTTTTACAGTTACAAAGAAAAAg gTACATTGTCGTCATTGTGGCCATATATTTTGTCAATCTTGCCTTTCACATGTTGTAAAAAGTGGACCGAAACAAAGACCATCCAGAGTCTGTGATGTTTGCCATACATTATTGGTACAAGATACAGCACCGTATTTTAGCCAAGAACCACCACATACACctgattaa
- the LOC107996005 gene encoding zinc finger FYVE domain-containing protein 1, with translation MSAFWKECKLEATGPAIMKSLDTMCICNKDIYHSSHDSVNGNEIHESEMHMKCQCSQPKSFLLIDGQEYLRVCNAEQFMEKLNCSDKDLEVKVVSIFGNTGDGKSHTLNQTFFKGEEVFETSNDQNSCTLGVWAALDPVLNVICLDTEGLLGITSYENERTRLLLKVLAVSDIVVYRTQSEKLNRDLFTFIGTASRAYSHHFQAALQAVGQRKGDLGSISALGPSIIVLHETRYTKPLTNNGIENAEDILRTRFAQMKLETEAFSSIKYVGIQTTNSTTDYELLQTAIKKELYNTNIRSARKPYLVYNTLKILNEKFSGEMENFSNTLFPDQYFTCSVKCLSCGSRCSNSMGHLLEGKPHSSNTKCRYQHQYENVIYICKKCHSNGNEVQVMKRVQTQNDNSWYGLVKYAWSGDVIECPHCGEIYKSRHYWYNNKNPEDFAVRTEITHVWNMGNHTVTTQNAAQRVIDGVSYITEAVTNVSLQPTKVLSAWVADQVAPSYWRPNNEIKHCHKCKMLFGLTDTKHHCRACGEGFCEQCSSKTKCVPSRNWHTPVRVCDICYNKDESTESSEDVSARKVSEQVVSTLSAVGSVLNYSKSLIKDTVRPSYWIPDSEIVNCCICYQKFSASLTLHHCRDCGRGVCQDCSRHRKPVPHRGWDKPVRVCDSCIKIV, from the exons ATGAGCGCATTTTGGAAAGAATGTAAATTAGAGGCAACTGGACCAGCTATCATGAAGAGTCTCGACACAATGTGTATCTGCAACAAGGATATATACCATTCCAGTCATGATTCCGtaaatggaaatgaaatacATGAAAGTGAAATGCACATGAAATGTCAGTGCAGTCAACCTAAAAGTTTCTTGTTGATAGATGGACAAGAATACCTCAGAGTTTGCAATGCAGAACAGttcatggaaaaattaaattgcagtGATAAAGATCTTGAAGTAAAGGTGGTatcaatttttggaaataccGGTGATGGCAAAAGTCACACCTTGaatcaaacattttttaaaggaGAAGAAGTTTTTGAGACTTCAAATGATCAAAATTCATGCACATTAGGTGTTTGGGCTGCGCTTGATCCAGTTCTTAATGTAATATGTTTAGATACAGAAGGTTTATtag gTATTACCTCTTATGAAAATGAACGAACAAGATTATTACTTAAAGTTCTTGCTGTATCTGATATTGTTGTGTATAGAACACAATCTGAAAAGTTGAATAGAgacttatttacatttattggTACTGCTTCAAGAGCATATAGTCATCATTTTCAAGCTGCCTTGCAAGCAGTAGGACAGAGGAAAGGAGATCTAGGCTCCATAAGTGCCTTGGGACCAAGCATTATAGTATTACATGAGACTAGATACACCAAACCTTTGACCAACA aTGGTATAGAAAATGCAGAAGATATTCTTAGAACACGATTCGCTCAAATGAAGCTCGAAACAGAAGCATTTAGTTCCATAAAATATGTCGGTATACAAACAACAAATTCTACGACTGATTATGAACTTTTGCAGACtgctattaaaaaagaattatataatactaacaTACGATCTGCCAGAAAACCATATTTAGTTTAtaatacattgaaaattttgaacgagAAATTTTCTGGAGAGATggagaatttttctaatactttGTTTCCTGATCAATATTTCACTTGTTCTGTTAAATGTCTCAGTTGTGGATCTAGATGCAGCAATAGTATGGGACATCTTTTAGAGGGTAAACCTCATAGTAGCAATACCAA gtGTCGATATCAGCATcaatatgaaaatgtaatatatatatgtaaaaaatgtcATAGTAATGGAAATGAAGTACAAGTTATGAAACGAGTTCAAACTCAGAATGATAATAGTTGGTATGGATTAGTTAAATATGCATGGTCAGGTGATGTGATAGAATGTCCACATTGtggagaaatatataaaagccGTCATTAttggtataataataaaaatccagAAGATTTTGCTGTTCGTACAGAAATTACGCATGTATGGAATATG ggaAATCATACAGTGACAACTCAAAATGCAGCACAAAGAGTAATAGATGGTGTATCGTACATTACTGAAGCTGTAACCAATGTTTCATTACAACCGACTAAAGTCCTCTCAGCATGGGTTGCAGATCAAGTAGCTCCATCTTATTGGAGaccgaataatgaaataaagcaCTGCCATAAGTGTAAAATGCTCTTTGGACTAACTGATACAAAACACCATTGTCGAGCATGTGGTGAAGGTTTTTGTGAACAATGCTCATCCAAAACAAAATGCGTTCCATCTAGAAATTGGCATACACCAGTACGAGTTTgtgatatttgttataataaagatgAATCTACCGAATCTTCAGAAGACGTTAGCGCTAGAAAAGTATCGGAACAAGTAGTATCTACTCTGAGTGCAGTTGGttctgttttaaattattcaaaat caCTTATTAAAGATACAGTTCGACCATCTTATTGGATTCCTGACTCggaaattgttaattgttgCATATgctatcaaaaattttctgcATCACTTACTTTACATCATTGTAGAGATTGTGGACGCGGAGTATGTCAAGATTGTTCACGTCATCGTAAACCTGTACCACATAGAGGATGGGATAAGCCAGTTCGCGTTTGTGACTCGtgcataaaaattgtttag